GCAGGTATTTAACCTGGTTGGTTTACATCCTGCTGATGCTGCAGGTATTTAACCTGGTTGGTTTACATCCTGCTGATGCTGCAGGTATTTAACCTGGTTGGTTTACATCCTGCTGATGCTGCAGGTATTTAACCTGGTTGGTTTACATCCTGCTGATGCTGCAGGTATTTAACCTGGTTGGTTCACATCCTGCTGATGCTGCAGGTATTTAACCTGGTTGGTTCACATCCTGCTGATGCTGCAGGTATTTAACCTGGTTGGTTTACATCCTGCTGATGCTGCAGGTATTTAACCTGGTTGGTTTACATCCTGCTGATGCTGCAGGTATTTAATCCGGTTGGTTTACATCCTGCTGATGCTGCAGGTATTTAACCTGGTTGGTTTACATCCTGCTGATGCTGCAGGTATTTAACCTGGTTGGTTCACATCCTGCTGATGCTGCAGGTATTTAACCTGGTTGGTTTACATCCTGCTGATGCTGCAGGTATTTAACCTGGTTGGTTTACATCCTGCTGATGCTGCAGGTATTTAACCCGGTTGGTTTACATCCTGCTGATGCTGCAGGTATTTAACCTGGTTGGTTTACATCCTGCTGATGCTGCAGGTATTTAACCTGGTTGGTTTACATCCTGCTGATGCTGCAGGTATTTAACCCGGTTGGTTTACATCCTGCTGATGCTGCAGGTATTTAACCTGGTTGGTTTACATCCTGCTGATGCTGCAGGTATTTAACCTGGTTGGTTTACATCCTGCTGATGCTGCAGGTATTTAACCTGGTTGGTTTACATCCTGCTGATGCTGCAGGTATTTAATCCGGTTGGTTTACATCCTGCTGATGCTGCAGGTATTTAACCTGGTTGGTTTACATCCTGCTGATGCTGCAGGTATTTAACCTGGTTGGTTCACATCCTGCTGATGCTGCAGGTATTTAACCTGGTTGGTTTACATCCTGCTGATGCTGCAGGTATTTAACCTGGTTGGTTTACACCCTGCTGATGCTGCAGGTATTTAACCTGGTTGGTTTAGAACCAACCTGCTGTTTCTTTCCGTTTGTTAATCGTAGTGATGAAAGGTTGCAGGATTAGAGCTAATCATATATTTAATTATAGATGGATTATTTCAACACTGATCAGGAATTCTCTTTGTTCCAAgcccctctttccctcccagaGAAAGGGAACCTGGACAGTCGGTAGGTGGAAGGAAATACAGTTGGTCTTCTGAACAGAGGTAAATATTGTGATGACAACAGTGCTTTATGGCGGGTCAGGTGGTTGTTGGGTTTTAGTCATCAACGCCCCCAGGACAACGGACGTTCTGAAATAAAAGGTTTGTAGAAGGACAAGAAAATTAACTTTAAACCTCAAAGGCTCCCTTTATGCTTATTATTGGggtggcaggttagcctagtggttagagcctagtggttagagcctagtggctagagcctagtggctagagcctagtggttagagcctagtggctagagcctagtggttagagcctagtggttagagcctagtggttagagcctagtggttagagcctagtggttagagcctagtggttagagcctagtggttagagcctagtgcttagagcctagtgcttagagcctagtgcttagagcgttggactagtaactgaaaggttgcaagattgaatccccaacctgacaaggtaaaaattatgtcgttctgcccctgaacaagacagttcacccactgttcctaggctgtcattgaaaatgttacttgcctagttaaataaaggtaaaatataatcTAAGTGCATGGATGCAAGGAGCAAGATAAAAATATCTGACTTTCCATTCACACAGTAAAGGACTATCTCACCTGTCTCTAGTGGactgtctcacctgtctctaGTGGACTGCCTCTAGTGGactgtctcacctgtctctagtggactgtctcacctgtctctaGTGGACTGCCTCTAGTGGactgtctcacctgtctctaGTGGACTGTCTCATCTGTCTTTAGTGGACTGCCTCTAGTGGACTATCTCACCTGCCTCTAGTGGactgtctcacctgtctctagtggactgtctcacctgtctctagtggactgtctcacctgtctctagtggactgtctcacctgtctctagtggactgtctcacctgtctctaGTGGACTGCCTCTAGTGGactgtctcacctgtctctaGTGGACTGTCTCATCTGTCTTTAGTGGACTGCCTCTAGTGGactgtctcacctgtctctagtggactgtctcacctgtctctaGTGGACTGCCTCTAGTGGACTATCTCACCTGCCTCTAGTGGactgtctcacctgtctctagtggactgtctcacctgtctctagtggactgtctcacctgtctctaGTGGACTGTCTCTAGTGGactgtctcacctgtctctaGTGGACTGCCTCTAGTGGactgtctcacctgtctctaGTGGACTGTCTCTAGTGGactgtctcacctgtctctaGTGGACTGTCTCTAGTGGACTGTCTCTAGTGGACTGCCTCTAGTGGACTGTCTCTAGTTGACTGTCTCTAGTGGACTGTCACACCTGTCTCTAGTGGACTGTCTCTAGTGGACTGTCTCTAGTTGACTGCCTCTAGTGGAATGTCTCACCTGTCTCTAGTGGACTGTCTCTAGTGGACTATCTCACCTGTCTCTAGTGGACTGTCTCTAGTGGACTGTCTAGTGGACTGTCTCTAGTGGACTGCCTCTAGTGGACTGTCTCTAGTGGACTGTCTCTAGTGGactgtctcacctgtctctaGTGGACTGTGGGCCATATGCTGGGCTGTGGGCCATATGCTGGgctggtagggatggtagggctGTGGACCATATGCTGGGCTGGTAGGGCTGTGGGTCATATGCTGAGCTGGTAGGGCTGGTAGAGCTGGTAGGGCTGTGGGCAATATGCTGGGCTGGTAGGGCTGTGGGCCATATGCTGggctggtaggggtggtagggatGTGGACCATATGCTGGGCTGGTAGGGCTGTGGGCCATATGCTGGGCTGGTAGGGCTGGTAGAGCTGGTAGAGCTGGTAGGGCTGTGGACCATATTCTGGGCTGGTAGAGCTGGTAGGGCTGGTAAGGCTGTGGGCCATATGCTGGGCTGGTAGGGCTGGTAGAGCTGGTAGGGCTGTGGGCCATATGCTGGGCTGGTAGGGCTGTGGGCCATATGCTGGGCTGGTAGGGCAGTGGGCCATATGCTGGGCTGGTAGGGCTGTGGGCCATATTCTGGGCCGGTAGGGCTGTGGGCCATATGCTGGGCAGGTAGGGCCTTGGGCCATATGCTGGGCTGGTAGGTCTGTGGGCCATATTCTGGGCCGGTAGGGCTGTGGGCCATATGCTGGGCAGGTAGGGCTGTGGGCCATATGCTGGGCTGGTAGGGCTGTGGGCCATATGCTGGGCTGGTAGGGCTGTGGGCCATATGCTGGGCTGGTAGGGCTGGTAGAGCTGTGGGCCATATGCTGGGCTGGTAGGGCTGGTAGAGCTTGTAGAGCTGGTAGGGCTGTGGGCCATATGCTGGGCTGGTAGGGCTGTGGGCCATATGCTGGCCTGGTAGAGCTGGTATGGCTGGTATGGCTGTGGGCCATATGCTGGGCTGGTAGGGCTGGTAGATCTGGTAGGGCTGTAGAGCTGGTAGGGCTGGTAGAGCTGGTagggctggtagggttgtttggCCATATGCAGGGCTGGTAGGGCTGGTAGAGCTGGTAGAGCTGGTAGGGCTGGTAGAGCTGGTAGGGTTGTGGGCCATATGCTGGGCGGGCTTCAGATCAGTCAGGAGTTTACCTccttctcacctccctctctccccctctcacctccctctctccctctcatctccatctctccccctctcacctccctctctccccctctacctccctctttttctctcacctccctctctccctcactttcacagccatctctctcacctccccctctcacctccccctctcacctccctctttctctctcacctccctctctcccactctctcacctccctctctccctcgcctctcctccttcctcctccactccctccttcctctcttctatccctctctccctcgcctctcccccttcctcctccactccctcctcctctcttctatccctctctccctcgcctctcctccttcctcctccactccctcctcctctcttctatccctctctccctcacctctcctccttcctcatccACTCCCGTCTCCgcctacctctcttctctctccccacttcccttctcctctcccctgtcagcCTATCCCCAGCCATTGAGTAGCTCCTGGAACACCCATTCGcaggcctctcctctctccacgctcctcctctcctctctcctctctcctttgttCAACAGAGGGAGATTAGGCAGGGTTCCTGGAACTTCCTCCCAGTgcaggcctctctcctctcctctctggtcaaCAGAGGGAGATTAGGCAGGGTTGTGGAGGAGTGCTGGGTAATGGCCATTTCTGTTGTGGTCAGTTACCATGGTGAGGAGCTTAAGAAGGTAGGGGAAGTGCATGGGGTTAGAAGCAGTTTCAAGgggcagtctctctccctctctctctctctctctctctctctacctctctctctctctctacccctctcgctctatctctctacccctctctccgtctctcgttctacctctctctctctctctctctctctctctctctctctctctctacccctctcgctctatcactctacccctctctccgtctctctctctctctctctccccctctcgctctatctctctacccctctctccgtctctctctctctccgtctctcgctctacctctctctctctctctctctctacccctctcgctctatctctctacccctctctccgtctctctctctctctctctctaccccccctctctctctctctctctctctctctctctctctctctctctctaatgggcttgattggcatgggaaacatatcttaacattgccaaagcaagtgaaggaagtagataataaatgtcatattatgtatatatacagtgttgtaacgatgtgcaaatagtgaaaatctctctctctctctctctcacactcacacacacacacacacacacacacacgcacacacacacacacacacacacacttgggccAACAGCCagtccctccttcctcccctcccctgctgCAAAAGAGACATTAATTAGGGGCTTAAGAGCAGGTCGCTATCAGCAACAGCAGAGCAGGTTGCTACCGGCAACCGAAGAACATCCAGAGGTCACCTGTTGCTGAGGCCAGATAGGAGGTGCCAGAGCTGTCAATCACTgatagggggaggggagagagagaaaaaatgtatACATAgagataaaata
Above is a genomic segment from Oncorhynchus clarkii lewisi isolate Uvic-CL-2024 chromosome 33, UVic_Ocla_1.0, whole genome shotgun sequence containing:
- the LOC139392976 gene encoding uncharacterized protein is translated as MAHNPTSSTSPTSSTSSTSPTSPAYGQTTLPALPALPALPALQPYQIYQPYQPSIWPTAIPAIPALPGQHMAHSPTSPAYGPQPYQLYKLYQPYQPSIWPTALPALPAQHMAHSPTSPAYGPQPYQPSIWPTALPAQHMAHSPTGPEYGPQTYQPSIWPKALPAQHMAHSPTGPEYGPQPYQPSIWPTALPAQHMAHSPTSPAYGPQPYQLYQPYQPSIWPTALPALPALPAQNMVHSPTSSTSSTSPTSPAYGPQPYQPSIWSTSLPPLPAQHMAHSPTSPAYCPQPYQLYQPYQLSI